The proteins below are encoded in one region of Dioscorea cayenensis subsp. rotundata cultivar TDr96_F1 chromosome 18, TDr96_F1_v2_PseudoChromosome.rev07_lg8_w22 25.fasta, whole genome shotgun sequence:
- the LOC120281903 gene encoding photosystem I chlorophyll a/b-binding protein 5, chloroplastic, giving the protein MKLLQVTSPPNFHSCTFPSIPSSAKPTFPPFSSPTITKSRLITRAHRPTWLPGLDPPSHLDGKLVGDFGFDPLGLGEDPESLRWYVQAELVHCRFAMAGVAGILFTDLLRVTGISKLPVWYEAGAVKFEFANTTTLFIVQLLLMGFVETKRYMDYKNPGSQAQEGTFFGLEASLEGLEPGYPGGPLLNPLGLAKDIQNATELKLKEIKNGRLAMVAMVGFIVQAYVTHAGPIDNLITHLSNPWNKTIIQTLTASYS; this is encoded by the exons ATGAAGCTCTTACAAGTTACTTCACCTCCAAATTTCCATTCTTGCACCTTCCCAAGCATTCCTTCTTCTGCCAAGCCCACATTTCCACCCTTCTCTTCTCCGACAATCACCAAAAGCCGGCTCATCACTAGAGCTCACCGGCCAACATGGCTCCCTGGCCTCGACCCACCATCTCACCTTGATGGCAA ACTTGTTGGTGATTTTGGATTTGACCCTCTTGGTCTCGGTGAGGACCCAGAGAGCCTTCGGTGGTATGTCCAAGCCGAGCTTGTCCATTGCCGGTTCGCCATGGCCGGAGTCGCCGGCATTCTCTTTACTGAT TTGCTTCGGGTAACAGGGATAAGCAAGTTACCAGTTTGGTATGAAGCAGGCGCTGTGAAATTTGAGTTTGCAAACACTACCACACTTTTCATTGTGCAACTCCTTCTCATGGG ATTTGTGGAAACAAAAAGGTACATGGATTACAAAAATCCAGGATCACAAGCTCAAGAAGGCACATTTTTTGGATTGGAAGCTTCTCTTGAAGGTTTAGAACCAGG ATATCCTGGAGGTCCATTGCTGAATCCACTTGGTCTGGCCAAGGACATCCAAAATGCCACTGaattaaaactaaaagaaatcaagaatg GGAGACTTGCAATGGTAGCAATGGTGGGGTTCATTGTGCAAGCATATGTAACTCATGCTGGACCAATTGATAACCTAATCACACACCTCTCAAATCCATGGAACAAGACCATAATTCAAACCCTAACAGCCTCTTATTCTTGA